One genomic window of Bacteroidota bacterium includes the following:
- the larB gene encoding nickel pincer cofactor biosynthesis protein LarB has protein sequence MQNHNIDHNREDRLGFPEVVFGESKNVKDLTSILYNYVEKHKNALITKLQAEKATALKKIFRDSFYDEESGVFMLYSAEDVKENYDVAILSGGTSDIHVVNEVYYTLEFMKISVTVFSDIGVAGVHRLLNKVDELKKYKVLVVVAGFEGALPTVVGGVLPQPIIAVPSDVGYGVAKGGNVALNSMLSSCANGITVMNINNGYGAAMAAIRILNLINK, from the coding sequence ATGCAGAATCATAATATAGATCATAATCGAGAAGATAGATTAGGGTTCCCGGAGGTTGTTTTCGGTGAGTCGAAAAATGTGAAAGATTTAACTTCAATATTGTATAATTATGTGGAAAAACATAAGAATGCATTAATAACAAAACTTCAGGCAGAAAAAGCCACAGCATTAAAGAAGATATTCAGGGATTCTTTTTATGATGAAGAGTCGGGGGTTTTTATGCTTTACAGTGCTGAAGATGTAAAAGAGAATTATGATGTTGCCATTTTATCGGGAGGCACTTCCGATATTCATGTTGTGAATGAGGTATATTATACTCTCGAATTCATGAAAATCTCAGTAACGGTATTTTCCGATATCGGAGTTGCAGGTGTTCACAGATTGTTGAATAAAGTTGATGAGTTAAAGAAATATAAGGTATTAGTTGTTGTTGCTGGTTTTGAGGGAGCTCTGCCAACCGTTGTTGGCGGGGTGCTCCCTCAACCAATTATTGCGGTTCCCAGTGATGTTGGTTATGGTGTTGCAAAAGGAGGAAATGTGGCTTTGAATTCTATGTTGAGTTCTTGTGCGAATGGAATAACTGTTATGAATATAAATAATGGTTATGGTGCTGCTATGGCTGCTATAAGGATATTGAACTTGATAAATAAATAA
- a CDS encoding pyruvate dehydrogenase complex E1 component subunit beta, which produces MRKVTFREAIAEAMSEEMRRDESIFLMGEEVAEYNGAYKASKGMLDEFGSKRVIDTPIAEAGFAGIAVGSAMNGNRPIVEFMSMNFSLVAIDQIINNAAKMRHMSGSQFNIPIVFRGPSGSAGQLAATHSQSFENWYANVPGLKVVVPSNPYDAKGLLKASIKDEDPVIFMESEQMYGDKGEIPEGEYIIPLGVADVKREGSDVTIVSFGKIIKEAYKAAEQLEKDGISVEIIDLRTVRPLDFDAILKSVKKTNRLVILEEAWPFASVSSEIAYRVQSEAFDYLDAPVQRITTPDTPAPFSKKLFELWLPNAAKVIEAVNKVMYK; this is translated from the coding sequence ATGAGAAAAGTTACGTTTAGAGAGGCTATAGCTGAGGCTATGAGTGAAGAAATGCGACGCGACGAGAGCATCTTTCTTATGGGAGAAGAAGTTGCTGAATATAATGGAGCTTATAAAGCATCGAAAGGTATGTTGGATGAGTTTGGTTCGAAAAGAGTGATAGATACACCAATTGCTGAGGCCGGATTTGCCGGAATAGCAGTTGGATCTGCCATGAATGGCAACAGACCTATAGTTGAATTTATGTCGATGAACTTTTCGTTGGTTGCAATAGATCAGATTATAAACAATGCTGCGAAAATGCGCCATATGTCAGGAAGTCAGTTTAATATTCCTATTGTATTCAGGGGGCCATCAGGCTCTGCTGGTCAGCTTGCTGCAACACATTCGCAATCATTCGAAAACTGGTATGCAAATGTTCCGGGACTAAAGGTAGTTGTTCCTTCTAATCCCTATGATGCCAAAGGTCTGTTAAAAGCCTCTATTAAAGATGAAGATCCTGTGATATTTATGGAGTCGGAACAAATGTATGGCGATAAAGGAGAAATACCTGAAGGTGAATATATAATTCCTCTTGGGGTAGCCGATGTAAAAAGAGAAGGTAGTGATGTAACTATAGTTTCTTTCGGGAAAATTATAAAGGAGGCCTACAAAGCCGCTGAGCAGCTTGAAAAAGATGGGATCAGTGTTGAAATAATCGACCTTAGAACTGTTCGTCCGTTGGATTTTGATGCAATTTTGAAATCGGTAAAAAAGACTAACCGTTTGGTTATTCTTGAAGAAGCATGGCCATTTGCGTCTGTATCTTCCGAAATAGCTTACAGAGTACAATCGGAGGCATTTGATTATTTGGATGCACCCGTACAAAGAATTACAACACCTGATACACCTGCACCATTTTCGAAGAAATTATTCGAGTTATGGTTGCCCAATGCCGCAAAAGTAATAGAAGCTGTTAATAAGGTTATGTATAAATAG
- a CDS encoding DUF59 domain-containing protein: protein MITETQIQVLGDQIVEVLHTIYDPEIPIDIYELGLIYDVQVSDHGDAKVVMTLTTPNCPVAESLPQEVKDKIAGIEGITSCELELTFEPQWTKDMMSEEALLALGFL from the coding sequence ATGATTACAGAAACGCAAATTCAGGTTTTAGGCGATCAGATTGTGGAAGTATTACACACAATTTATGATCCGGAAATTCCTATTGATATATATGAGTTGGGATTGATTTATGATGTTCAGGTATCTGATCATGGCGATGCTAAAGTAGTGATGACCTTAACTACCCCAAACTGTCCGGTTGCTGAATCACTTCCTCAGGAAGTTAAAGACAAGATTGCCGGAATTGAGGGTATTACCAGTTGTGAGCTGGAGTTGACCTTTGAACCACAGTGGACAAAGGATATGATGAGCGAAGAGGCATTGCTGGCTCTTGGTTTTCTATAA
- the larE gene encoding ATP-dependent sacrificial sulfur transferase LarE — protein sequence MQKNLKKIEQWLSPHKGAIVAFSGGVDSSLVLYLSRKFLGKDKTIGVISASESYKYSELLKAVDFCNKYDIEYKIIQTEELLDEDYYSNPHNRCYFCKNHLYEALEALKTEYPGYSIFNGTNKDDSDDYRPGHISASEHDVVSPLAEMDLSKNDIRDIAKYLDLEIWNKPSSPCLSTRIPYGSTITKEKLRQIEEAEETLNMNGFNDVRVRHYGNYCKVEVPQDRINDLQRNFSKISQNVLKLGFEKCLVDEEGLVSGKLNRDIGHAES from the coding sequence ATGCAAAAAAACTTGAAGAAAATAGAGCAGTGGCTTAGTCCTCATAAAGGGGCTATAGTAGCTTTTTCGGGAGGGGTAGATTCGTCTCTTGTATTGTATTTAAGCCGTAAGTTTTTAGGAAAGGACAAAACAATTGGAGTTATATCGGCCAGCGAGAGTTATAAATACTCCGAGTTGCTCAAAGCGGTTGATTTCTGTAATAAATACGATATTGAGTATAAGATTATCCAAACAGAAGAGTTGCTCGACGAGGATTACTATTCAAATCCTCATAATCGTTGTTATTTCTGTAAAAATCATCTTTACGAAGCACTGGAAGCCTTAAAAACAGAGTATCCTGGGTATTCTATATTCAATGGTACAAATAAAGATGATTCAGATGACTACAGGCCGGGGCATATTTCGGCTTCCGAACACGATGTTGTTTCGCCTTTGGCAGAAATGGATCTTTCGAAAAACGATATTAGGGATATTGCAAAATACCTCGACTTGGAAATATGGAACAAACCTTCATCTCCTTGTTTAAGTACCCGAATACCTTATGGCAGTACCATAACAAAAGAAAAGTTGCGGCAAATAGAGGAAGCCGAAGAAACACTTAACATGAATGGTTTTAACGATGTTAGGGTACGACACTATGGAAACTATTGTAAAGTAGAGGTTCCTCAGGATAGAATAAATGACTTACAAAGGAACTTTAGTAAGATTTCTCAAAATGTATTAAAACTTGGTTTTGAGAAATGTTTGGTAGATGAGGAAGGATTAGTTTCAGGTAAATTAAACAGGGATATCGGACATGCAGAATCATAA
- a CDS encoding MFS transporter, protein MNQKAINITKLAPVMLIYIVMGFADIIGVATAYIKSDFNLADKWVQLLPFLALIWFFFLSVPTGILQDRFGKKTLVSIGVAFIAVGMLIPFVYYSFVSMMFSIVFMGVGNTIIQVSANPLLYDVIPQGKFSSFMSFGQFIKAISSLLGPILAAMAATSFGNWKLVFLVYGITSILAVLWVNATVIKETKNEEKAATFKSCFSLLNNKFVLIMVLGIFFVVGADVGMNTNITLFLQGEFGLEIEKASLGISLYFTALMIGRFLGSILLNWISSYKFLLATTLLALLGAVLMFMTSNLFMARVTIFIVGLASANLFPLIFSIAIEKYPKRANEISGLMVMAISGGAFIPPVMGFVSSSFGIRLALVVIIITMLILLGISLFVFKSEKNAKKLEENRAVA, encoded by the coding sequence ATGAATCAAAAAGCGATCAATATTACAAAGCTGGCACCGGTAATGCTCATTTATATAGTAATGGGTTTTGCAGATATTATTGGAGTAGCCACGGCTTATATTAAAAGTGATTTTAACTTAGCCGATAAATGGGTGCAGTTACTGCCCTTTTTGGCTTTAATATGGTTTTTCTTTCTATCGGTTCCCACAGGTATTTTACAGGACAGGTTTGGCAAAAAAACACTCGTTTCAATTGGAGTAGCTTTTATTGCTGTAGGCATGTTGATTCCTTTTGTCTATTATTCTTTTGTAAGTATGATGTTTTCTATCGTATTTATGGGAGTAGGGAATACTATAATTCAGGTTTCGGCAAATCCTCTACTTTACGATGTGATACCCCAGGGTAAATTTTCGAGTTTTATGAGCTTTGGACAGTTTATTAAGGCTATTAGTTCATTGTTGGGACCTATTTTGGCAGCGATGGCCGCCACAAGTTTTGGAAATTGGAAACTTGTTTTCCTAGTATATGGAATCACTTCAATTTTAGCTGTTCTATGGGTGAATGCAACCGTGATAAAAGAGACCAAAAATGAAGAAAAAGCGGCTACTTTTAAGTCTTGCTTCTCCTTGCTAAATAATAAATTTGTACTAATAATGGTGCTCGGTATTTTCTTTGTTGTCGGCGCTGATGTAGGGATGAACACCAATATAACTCTTTTCCTTCAGGGAGAGTTTGGTTTAGAGATAGAAAAAGCATCACTTGGTATCAGTTTGTATTTTACTGCACTGATGATAGGGCGTTTTTTAGGCTCTATTCTACTAAACTGGATATCATCATATAAATTTCTTTTGGCAACAACATTACTTGCTCTTTTAGGAGCAGTATTAATGTTCATGACTTCAAACCTGTTTATGGCGCGAGTCACAATATTTATAGTTGGCCTTGCTTCTGCCAATCTGTTTCCTTTGATATTTTCAATAGCAATTGAAAAATATCCAAAACGCGCAAATGAAATATCTGGTTTAATGGTAATGGCAATCTCAGGAGGTGCTTTTATTCCCCCTGTCATGGGATTTGTTAGTTCTTCGTTTGGGATAAGGCTTGCCTTAGTTGTAATAATAATAACAATGCTTATACTGTTAGGTATATCGCTTTTTGTTTTTAAATCTGAGAAAAATGCAAAAAAACTTGAAGAAAATAGAGCAGTGGCTTAG
- a CDS encoding DUF3748 domain-containing protein yields MRILILSIFLLVFTSCNDKFTTAKERQITFTEKNHALDNNDNFSPDNKFLCYDTRGTVFNESLDNTKSIEIVEIATGKETIIWNPPSITGNQAAPGLGATSYHPIENKLIFISGPSIEEVEKRGFYSQKNRTALVVSTDGLQNVSYPDLRDVESEITPLGAHRGGTHRHEYSKKGNRIGFTYDDYLCTDYDRTIGVLFECNYAPKGATHCFSLIVKPAKKGQSKAGEIEKATGDSWVDSVGTKRAFIGKVRAENGEDYENSLFVAELPDYIESIKLNSGTKSTYPEAMDGVKIRRLTNSKFADGIVRGSNDGKYIAYFDRDSSGVKQIFIIPVDGSDMLDDIRFKPHQVTFNNSDASALRWHPTGKYIFYIVSGNIAVSRLGKGAIENRTTFLTNDDKKREHLVVSHDGKTLAYTIKVTGKDKQEFRQIFILDFNPIQ; encoded by the coding sequence ATGCGAATACTTATTTTGTCCATATTTCTGCTGGTTTTTACTTCATGTAATGATAAATTCACTACTGCGAAAGAGCGTCAAATAACCTTTACGGAGAAGAATCATGCTTTGGATAATAATGATAACTTTTCGCCGGATAATAAGTTTTTATGTTACGATACCAGAGGAACAGTTTTCAACGAAAGTCTCGATAATACTAAGTCAATTGAAATAGTAGAAATAGCAACAGGAAAGGAAACTATAATTTGGAATCCCCCAAGTATAACCGGCAATCAAGCTGCTCCTGGATTGGGTGCCACATCATATCACCCTATAGAGAATAAGTTAATTTTCATTAGTGGACCTTCAATAGAAGAAGTTGAAAAAAGGGGTTTTTACAGTCAGAAAAATCGAACGGCATTAGTTGTTAGTACTGATGGATTGCAAAATGTTTCGTATCCTGATTTAAGGGATGTAGAATCAGAAATTACTCCTTTAGGAGCCCATAGAGGAGGTACCCACCGACATGAATATTCTAAAAAAGGTAATCGTATAGGTTTTACTTACGATGATTATTTATGTACAGATTATGACAGGACAATAGGAGTGCTTTTCGAATGTAATTACGCCCCTAAGGGGGCAACACATTGTTTTTCACTGATTGTAAAACCAGCTAAAAAGGGTCAATCAAAAGCCGGAGAGATAGAAAAAGCTACAGGTGATTCGTGGGTTGATTCAGTTGGAACCAAAAGAGCTTTTATAGGAAAAGTAAGAGCTGAGAATGGAGAAGATTATGAAAATTCATTGTTTGTAGCAGAATTGCCGGATTATATAGAATCAATAAAGTTGAATTCGGGAACAAAAAGTACTTACCCTGAAGCTATGGATGGAGTAAAAATTAGAAGATTAACAAATAGCAAATTTGCCGATGGGATAGTTCGTGGATCAAACGATGGAAAGTATATTGCTTATTTTGACCGAGATTCATCAGGAGTGAAACAGATTTTTATTATCCCTGTTGATGGATCTGATATGTTGGATGATATACGCTTTAAACCACATCAAGTTACATTTAATAACTCTGATGCATCCGCATTACGTTGGCATCCCACAGGAAAATACATATTTTATATAGTAAGTGGTAATATTGCAGTAAGCAGATTGGGTAAAGGAGCTATTGAAAACAGGACAACCTTTTTAACTAATGACGATAAAAAGCGAGAACATCTTGTAGTATCGCACGATGGTAAAACCTTAGCCTATACTATAAAAGTTACAGGAAAAGATAAACAGGAGTTTAGACAAATTTTTATTCTCGATTTTAATCCGATACAATAA
- a CDS encoding PfkB family carbohydrate kinase has protein sequence MNKAGLNNILERIQDAKVAVYGDFCLDVYWIMDEEGSEVSVETGLQAQSVAGQKYSPGGAGNVVSNLLALKPAEIRAIGVVGNDVFGRELVGQLSADGVKTDTLIVQNENFATYTYIKKYNGDVEEPRIDFGLKNARTHETDDTILNNIESALKNYDVLIFNQQVEGSLNNPEFIEGANKLFKKYNDKIIIVDSRHYNRKFLEVYRKVNEIEAAILLGGDAKPSDFISFEESKNNAVKLHQNTTKPVFLTSGNRGVLICDNKGLRHVPSLNITNKIDTVGAGDTTISALAMCLAVGVEHTRATEFAVLAAGVTIQKLFTTGTASAEEITEINKIGDYLFNTELAGDNRNAKFHDASEIEIVENDVFEELHGIKHAVFDHDGTISTLREGWEHVMEPVMIEAILGDKINSVDAKTYSEIKQRSLEFIDATTGIQTILQMEGLVKIVKEYGYVEDVKDKFQYKEIYNDALMEMVNKRIEKLNNKELSNDDFLMKGILNFMHRLKKRGVKLYLASGTDVDDVKNEAGVMGYADLFDGGIYGSVGDVSKYSKKMVINDILKNNNLKGSELLVVGDGPVEIRECRKVGGTAVGIASDEIRRYGINISKRTRLIKAGAQYIIPDFSQESILFDILFEGKSVMS, from the coding sequence ATGAATAAAGCAGGTTTAAATAATATTCTTGAAAGAATACAAGATGCAAAAGTTGCTGTTTACGGAGATTTTTGTCTCGATGTTTACTGGATAATGGATGAGGAGGGCTCGGAAGTTTCTGTAGAAACAGGTTTACAGGCACAGTCTGTGGCAGGACAAAAATATAGTCCGGGAGGAGCAGGGAATGTTGTTTCAAATTTGTTGGCATTAAAGCCTGCAGAAATCAGAGCTATTGGAGTTGTAGGGAATGATGTTTTCGGACGAGAACTGGTAGGCCAGCTTTCTGCCGATGGAGTTAAAACAGATACACTTATAGTGCAGAATGAAAATTTTGCAACTTATACCTATATTAAAAAATACAATGGCGATGTAGAAGAACCACGTATCGATTTCGGATTAAAGAATGCACGAACACATGAAACTGACGATACAATTTTAAATAATATAGAGTCTGCATTAAAGAATTATGATGTGCTGATATTTAATCAGCAGGTAGAAGGAAGTTTGAATAATCCCGAATTTATAGAAGGAGCAAACAAGTTGTTTAAAAAGTATAATGATAAAATCATAATAGTAGATTCTCGCCACTACAATAGAAAGTTCCTGGAAGTTTATCGAAAAGTAAACGAAATTGAAGCAGCAATTTTATTGGGAGGAGATGCGAAACCAAGTGATTTTATCTCTTTTGAAGAGTCTAAAAATAATGCTGTGAAACTTCATCAGAATACAACCAAACCGGTGTTCCTGACATCGGGAAATAGAGGAGTGCTAATTTGCGATAATAAAGGACTCAGGCATGTACCATCTTTGAATATTACGAATAAAATTGATACTGTTGGTGCAGGCGATACTACAATTAGTGCCTTAGCTATGTGCTTAGCTGTTGGAGTAGAGCATACCCGGGCTACTGAATTTGCAGTTTTGGCTGCCGGTGTTACTATTCAGAAACTATTTACTACAGGAACAGCTTCTGCCGAAGAAATTACTGAGATAAATAAAATTGGAGATTATTTGTTTAATACCGAACTGGCAGGAGATAATAGAAATGCCAAATTTCACGATGCTAGTGAAATTGAAATTGTAGAAAATGATGTATTTGAAGAATTACATGGAATAAAACACGCTGTTTTCGATCACGATGGTACAATAAGTACCCTGCGCGAAGGGTGGGAGCATGTAATGGAACCGGTAATGATAGAAGCAATTTTAGGAGACAAGATTAATTCTGTAGATGCTAAAACTTATTCAGAAATAAAACAAAGATCTTTAGAATTTATTGATGCTACAACGGGAATTCAAACAATTCTTCAGATGGAGGGTTTGGTAAAAATAGTTAAAGAGTACGGATATGTAGAAGATGTAAAAGATAAATTTCAGTATAAAGAAATTTATAATGATGCCTTGATGGAAATGGTGAATAAGCGAATAGAAAAGTTGAATAATAAGGAACTTTCCAACGATGATTTCCTGATGAAGGGAATTTTAAACTTTATGCATAGACTAAAGAAACGTGGAGTAAAACTTTACCTTGCAAGTGGTACCGATGTAGATGATGTGAAAAATGAAGCCGGGGTAATGGGATATGCCGATTTGTTTGATGGCGGGATTTACGGTTCGGTGGGAGACGTGTCAAAGTATTCGAAAAAAATGGTGATAAACGACATTCTGAAAAATAATAATCTAAAAGGAAGCGAATTATTGGTAGTAGGAGACGGACCTGTAGAAATCAGAGAGTGCAGGAAAGTAGGAGGAACAGCAGTAGGTATTGCAAGCGATGAGATAAGACGATATGGAATAAATATTTCTAAGCGAACACGCCTGATAAAGGCAGGTGCTCAATATATTATTCCGGACTTTTCTCAGGAATCGATATTGTTCGATATTTTGTTTGAAGGAAAAAGTGTTATGAGTTGA
- the larC gene encoding nickel pincer cofactor biosynthesis protein LarC yields the protein MKIYIEAFSGLSGDMFLSALAELADAHEMLLSLPEKLNLPGAEVKIHKLVRNGIVSQHVKVIDNENDNVHRHLSEINQIIDNGDISLNSKIIAKEIFAIIGEAESKMHNIPISKIHFHEISAIDSIIDIIGSAVLIDRLRIKKSYSSSICTGYGFVNTQHGVLPVPAPATAEILNGIPTYSGKEEGERVTPTGAAILKYLNPIFKLPKIIRKKTVYGAGEKRFKEPNVLRISSIETELNNHSSLTVIECNMDDVSSEFLGSDFQQTLLENGAKDFYFTQIQMKKGRPGILLSCITSNDNVLKLSNIILENTSTIGVRYYNVHRNTLDREILWVETPYGKIRIKVVITPSGIERRTYEYEDLIKISKEQNIPLLVLDSELESYKNMASYNDKV from the coding sequence ATGAAGATATACATAGAAGCTTTTTCAGGATTGTCCGGAGATATGTTCTTAAGTGCTTTGGCTGAACTTGCCGATGCTCATGAAATGTTATTATCATTACCCGAGAAATTAAATCTGCCGGGAGCAGAAGTTAAAATTCATAAGCTCGTTCGCAATGGAATAGTTTCGCAGCATGTAAAAGTAATTGATAATGAAAATGACAATGTTCACAGACATCTATCGGAGATTAATCAAATAATTGATAATGGTGATATTAGTCTAAATTCAAAGATAATAGCGAAGGAGATATTTGCAATTATTGGAGAGGCAGAAAGTAAAATGCATAATATTCCAATAAGTAAAATTCACTTTCATGAAATTAGCGCTATAGATTCTATAATTGATATAATTGGAAGCGCTGTACTTATTGATAGACTTCGAATAAAGAAAAGCTATTCGAGTTCAATTTGTACCGGATATGGATTTGTAAACACTCAACATGGTGTGCTTCCGGTACCGGCACCTGCAACTGCCGAAATTTTAAATGGAATACCTACCTACTCAGGTAAAGAAGAAGGAGAACGTGTTACTCCAACAGGTGCAGCTATATTAAAATATCTGAATCCTATTTTTAAACTTCCTAAAATAATCAGAAAAAAAACAGTTTACGGAGCCGGAGAAAAAAGGTTTAAAGAACCTAATGTACTTCGTATTTCGTCAATAGAAACAGAATTAAACAATCATAGTTCACTTACTGTAATAGAGTGTAATATGGATGATGTTTCAAGTGAATTTTTAGGGAGTGATTTTCAACAGACATTATTGGAGAACGGAGCAAAAGATTTCTATTTTACCCAAATTCAGATGAAAAAGGGGCGTCCGGGTATTTTATTATCATGTATCACCAGTAATGATAATGTTCTGAAATTGTCGAATATAATTTTAGAAAATACGTCAACAATTGGAGTTAGATATTACAATGTGCACAGAAATACACTGGATAGGGAAATACTTTGGGTAGAAACTCCATACGGAAAAATAAGAATTAAGGTAGTTATTACCCCGTCAGGTATAGAACGAAGAACTTACGAGTATGAAGATTTGATAAAAATAAGTAAAGAACAAAATATACCATTGCTTGTTCTTGATAGTGAACTGGAAAGTTATAAGAATATGGCAAGCTATAATGACAAAGTTTAA
- a CDS encoding SufE family protein, with protein MTIKEIQEDIIDEFEMFDDWMEKYDYIIELGKTLPLIDEKYKTDEYLVKGCQSQAWLHAELVDGKIVYEADGDAIIAKGVLALLFRVLSNQPPQDVVDTDLDFLNKIGLKEHLSPTRANGLMATIKMMKFYAVALNAKSKKD; from the coding sequence ATGACTATAAAAGAGATTCAAGAGGATATAATAGATGAGTTTGAGATGTTTGATGATTGGATGGAAAAATACGATTACATCATTGAACTTGGAAAAACACTCCCTCTGATAGATGAAAAATATAAGACTGACGAGTATTTGGTAAAGGGATGTCAGTCGCAGGCATGGTTGCACGCTGAGTTGGTTGACGGAAAAATAGTTTATGAGGCCGATGGGGATGCTATTATTGCTAAAGGAGTTTTAGCCTTACTGTTTAGAGTTCTTTCTAATCAGCCACCGCAGGATGTGGTTGATACAGATTTGGATTTTCTTAACAAGATCGGGTTAAAAGAACATCTTTCACCAACAAGAGCTAACGGGTTGATGGCGACGATAAAGATGATGAAGTTTTATGCTGTTGCATTGAATGCAAAATCAAAAAAAGATTAA
- a CDS encoding SIS domain-containing protein: MNKAKNGKLIDGLISRYPELEVCKSDIELAAEILLASFKNGKKLLICGNGGSSSDSDHIVGELMKSFSKKREISPEVKNSLINIDSDSGQYLAEKLQGSLPAISLSAHSGLTSAVANDIDADLIFAQQVLGYAKKGDVLIGISTSGNSKNVVNAAITAKAMEMKVIALVGNKKGTLNNYCDVAIEVPSGITPFIQEYHLPIYHVLCKIVEENLF, encoded by the coding sequence ATGAATAAGGCGAAAAACGGAAAATTAATAGACGGATTAATTAGCAGATATCCTGAGTTGGAGGTTTGTAAATCAGATATCGAACTTGCAGCGGAGATATTGTTAGCTTCATTTAAAAACGGAAAGAAACTTTTAATTTGCGGAAACGGAGGAAGCAGTTCCGATTCCGATCATATTGTGGGAGAGTTGATGAAGAGTTTTAGTAAAAAGAGAGAAATATCACCCGAAGTAAAAAATAGTTTAATAAATATTGATTCCGATTCGGGACAATACCTTGCTGAGAAGCTGCAGGGTAGTTTACCTGCAATTTCTCTTAGTGCCCATTCCGGATTAACTTCAGCCGTGGCAAATGATATAGATGCCGATTTAATCTTTGCACAACAGGTTTTGGGATACGCAAAAAAAGGAGATGTTTTAATTGGGATAAGTACTTCCGGAAATTCTAAAAATGTTGTTAATGCTGCTATTACAGCCAAGGCAATGGAAATGAAAGTGATTGCTTTGGTCGGAAATAAAAAAGGTACTCTCAATAATTATTGTGATGTAGCTATTGAAGTGCCATCAGGAATTACTCCTTTCATACAAGAATATCATTTACCTATTTATCATGTTCTGTGTAAAATAGTAGAGGAAAATTTGTTTTAG
- the queG gene encoding tRNA epoxyqueuosine(34) reductase QueG translates to MLNNTSHKKQIIEEAKRLGFTSVGFSKAEFLESEATGLENWLKSGYHGEMSYMENYFDKRLDPRLLVPGAKTVISLLYNYFPSDTQKDQEAPKISKYAYGQDYHDIIKKKLRQLMDFIHDEIGDVDGRVFTDSAPVLERAWAKKSGLGWIGKNANLITYKEGSFRFISELIIDLELEADSPATDHCGSCTACIDACPTEAIENPQIINGSKCISYLTIELKNEIPSEFKGKMDNWAFGCDVCQDVCPWNKFSTPHKEPLFEAQGGLLDFTKDDWHEMTEEVFRKVFKKSPVKRTKFKGLSRNLEFLKKEKIKS, encoded by the coding sequence ATGTTAAATAATACAAGTCATAAAAAACAAATAATTGAAGAAGCAAAACGGCTTGGCTTTACATCTGTTGGTTTTTCCAAAGCAGAATTTTTGGAAAGCGAAGCAACAGGTCTCGAAAATTGGCTAAAATCGGGTTACCATGGCGAAATGTCGTATATGGAAAATTATTTCGATAAACGACTCGATCCAAGATTACTCGTTCCGGGTGCAAAAACAGTAATATCTCTTTTATACAACTACTTCCCTTCTGACACTCAAAAAGATCAGGAAGCACCCAAAATTTCAAAATATGCCTACGGTCAGGATTATCATGATATAATTAAGAAAAAACTGCGGCAACTAATGGATTTTATTCATGACGAAATCGGAGATGTAGACGGTAGAGTTTTCACTGACTCGGCTCCTGTACTTGAAAGAGCGTGGGCAAAAAAATCGGGACTTGGCTGGATTGGAAAAAATGCAAACCTAATTACTTACAAAGAAGGTTCTTTCAGGTTTATATCTGAATTAATAATCGACCTGGAACTGGAAGCAGATTCTCCGGCTACGGATCATTGCGGATCGTGTACAGCGTGTATCGATGCCTGTCCGACAGAAGCAATCGAAAATCCGCAGATAATAAACGGCAGCAAATGCATTTCATACCTCACCATCGAATTGAAAAATGAAATACCTTCTGAATTTAAAGGAAAAATGGACAATTGGGCTTTTGGCTGTGATGTGTGCCAGGATGTATGCCCGTGGAACAAATTCTCAACACCACATAAAGAGCCATTATTCGAAGCCCAGGGCGGACTATTGGATTTTACAAAAGATGATTGGCACGAGATGACAGAAGAAGTATTCAGAAAAGTTTTTAAGAAATCACCTGTTAAGCGTACAAAGTTTAAAGGACTATCCCGAAATCTGGAATTTCTAAAAAAAGAAAAGATCAAGAGCTAA